The segment GCCGCTACGCCGGACGAACTTGGGCCCACCATCGTTTACCTGGCCAGCGATGCATCGGCCTTCATGACCGGATCGGTGCTGGTGATCGACGGCGGCTATACGCTGTTCTAGCGATTTTGGTCGGCGAACGTCTCTTCTTGGTCGGTGGCGGCTACCGCCGTGATCAGCCGGTCCAGGCCGCGACGAAGATCTGAATCGGGCACACCGCCGTAGCCAATCAGAACTCCTGGTTTGGCCGATTGGCTTTCGTGAGTCCAGTAGTGATCGAGATCGCTGACCAGGACGCCGTGCTCGGCGGCGACCGCCAGTATCGAGTCCACATTTCTCGGCGGGCTGACCGTGACGACGGCGTGCAGGCCGCCGTCCAGCTGCTGTACATCGAGGCCGTCGACCCCGGAAAGAATGTCGATCAACATCCGCCGTCGGTGCAGGTAGTCGCGCCGGACCCGGGCGATATGCCGGCGCAGACCTCCGGTGTCGAGATAGTGCGCCAGGGCATGCTGCACGTATCCGGACACCGGCGCGCCGAGCTCCTGGCGAGTGCGCGCCATCGTCTCGACCAGATGTACCGGGGCGAGGATGTAGCCTGAGGCCAGCCGGGGCGTGAGCACCTTGGAGAAAGTGCCGAGGTTGACGACCCGGTCGGAGCTGTCCAGCGAGACCAGCGCCGGTAACGGGCTGCCGACGTAGCGAAATTCGCTGTCGTAGTCGTCCTCGACTATCAGGGCCCGGTTCGCAGCAGCCCAGTCCAGCAGCGCCATCCGCCGGGTCACCGGCATGCTGCCGCCCAGCGGATACTGATGGTTCGGCGTCACGATCACGATGTCCGCGGCGTCCGCTCCGGTTTCCAGCGCCGCAACCACCAGACCGTCGGCGTCGACCGGCGTCGGCAACACTTCGGCGCCAATGCGGCGCAGCACCTGGCGAAGCGCCGGATACCCGGGATCCTCAACTGCCACCCGCAGTGGCCGGCGCGCCGGATCGCGCAGGCTCATCAACAGCAGGGCGAGGCCCTCCCGGGCGCCGGCGGTGATCAGCACCTCGTCGGGACCGCGATTCAGGCCGCGAACGAGCCGCAGATGCTCGGCAATCGCCGCACGCAGAATCGGCAGCCCTGCCGGCGGCGGCAGTTCGTCTTCCGGGGAAACCGAGACGGCCGCCCGCCAGGCCGCCCGCCATGAGGGATCGTCGAGCCTTCGGGTATCGGGTCGGCCGGGCCGCAGGTCGATCGGCCGCCGGACCGGGGCGGCATCGGGAGCCGGTAACGATCGCCGGCCTGATAGGGCGAGGACCGGCTCGGCGCCGGGGAAAGCCGCGACAGCGGGAAAAGCAACCTGCGGATGGATGGCGCCCAGCTCCGGGTTGATGATGGTTGCCGAGCCGTGTGCGCTGATCAGGTAGCCCTCGCCGGTCAGCTGATCATAGGCCGACGTCACGGTGCCTCGGGATACTCCGAGCTGGGCCGCAAGCGACCGGCTCGGCGGTACCCGGTCGCCCGGTGCGAGCAGGCCCGATCGCACGGCCTCCCGCAGCCCGGCGGCCAGTTGCACCGGAAGTGGCAGGTGCGCGGATCGATCCACGGTGATCGGCAGTACCGGCGCATCCGTGCGTCCCATGTCGAACTCCTTGGGTCGCGGTTGTTAAAAGTGGTCTATTCCGATTCAGTATAAGTGGATCTCGCTATGGGCCACTATCGACGGCAGGCTGGAAGACGAAACCATCCCGGCTGCTTCGGCCGCCACGCCCTCAACGAAAAAGGATTCAACTATGTCAGTTCCAGCAACGTCCGACACGCTTTCCGACGCCACTCCACACGCCGCGGCAGGCAATGGTTCGCGGGCTGCCAAAGGCTCCGACGACACCCAGACGTCGACCCGGCTGAACCGAGGCCTGGCGCAGATGCTCAAGGGCGGCGTCATCATGGATGTCGTCACGCCGGAGCAGGCAAAGATCGCCGAGGATTCCGGTGCCGTCGCGGTCATGGCGCTGGAGCGTGTTCCGGCCGATATCCGCGCGCAGGGCGGCGTCGCCCGGATGAGCGACCCGGACCTGATCGCCGGCATCATCGACACCGTGTCGATTCCGGTGATGGCGAAGGCCCGGATCGGCCACTTCGTCGAGGCGCAGGTACTTGAAAGCCTCAAGGTGGACTACATCGATGAGTCCGAGGTGCTGAGCCCCGCCGACTTCGTCAACCACATCGACAAGAGCAAGTTCAAGGTGCCGTTCGTCTGTGGTGCCACAAACCTCGGTGAGGCGTTGCGACGGATCACCGAAGGCGCCGCGATGATCCGCTCGAAGGGTGAGGCCGGCACCGGCGACGTTTCTGAGGCCACCCGGCATATCCGCACCATCAAAGGCGAAATCGCGGCACTGCGGTCGAAGTCCGCAGACGAGCTGTACGTCGCGGCCAAGGAGCTGCAGGCGCCGTACGAGCTGGTGAAGCAGGTGGCTGCCGCAGGTGAATTGCCCGTCGTGTTGTTCACCGCGGGAGGCATTGCCACCCCGGCGGACGCAGCGATGATGATGCAGCTCGGCGCGGACGGCGTTTTCGTCGGCTCCGGAATCTTCAAGTCCGGCAACCCGGCCCAGCGTGCCGCGGCAATCGTCAAGGCCACAACCTTCTTCGATGACCCCGCCGTGATCGCCGAAGCGTCCCGGGGACTCGGTGAGGCGATGGTCGGCATCAACGTCGCCGACCTTGCCGCCCCGCACCGGCTGGCCGAGCGCGGCTGGTAATGCACGCGGCTGCGCAGGCCGTTGACCGGCCCTCGCCACCCCAATCAGCCAGGCGCCGGATTGGGGTGCTCGCCCTGCAGGGCGACTTCCGGGAGCATCTAAGCGCCCTGCGATCCCTCGGCGCCGAAGGCGTTGCGATCCGGCGGGAAGCGGAGCTGGATGGAATCGATGGCCTGATCATCCCGGGCGGCGAGAGCACCACGATGGGAAAGATCGCCGCGGAGTTGGGTCTGCTTGCACCGTTGCGCGGTGCCATCGACGCGGGATTGCCAACCTATGGCACCTGCGCGGGGATGATCATGCTTGCCGATCAGATCCGCGACGCTGTGCCGGGGCAGCAGAACATCGGCGGCCTGGACGTGATAGTTCGCCGGAATGCCTTCGGCTCCCAGTTGGAGTCGTTCCAGGAGGACCTGATCGTCGACGGAATTGAGGGTTCGGTGCCTGCCGTCTTCATCCGCGCGCCGGTCGTCGAGGAGTTTGGCGCCGACGTCACGGTGCTGGCCCGGCTGTCGGACGACCGTGTCGTCGCGGTACGGCAGGGGAACATTATCGCCATGGCGTTTCACCCGGAGATCTCAGGTGATTTACGCCTCCACGAGGCCTTCCTTGAGGTAGTCAACAGTATTAGCGTTGAGGCGTGACTCCTTCTTCGCCCCGTGGGGACTACGACGTCATTGTGATCGGTGCCGGCGCGGTAGGCGAGAACGTGGCAGATCGCGCCGTCAAGGGTGGGCTGCGGGCCGTTTTGATCGAGGCGGACCTGGTCGGCGGTGAATGTTCCTACTGGGCGTGCATGCCATCGAAGGCGTTGCTGCGTCCAGGTGCTGCGTTGAGCGCGGCGCGCCGGGTGGACGGCAGCAAGCAGGCCGTTGACGGCGTCCTCGATGTCGAGGCAGTTTTCCGGCGGCGGGATTCGTTCACCTCGCACTGGGATGACGCCGGACAGGTGGAATGGGCCGAACAGGCGAACATCGACCTGATCCGGGGCGTCGCCAGGCTGGTGGGGGAGCGGACCGTCGAGGTGACGCCGCCGGACGACGAACCGTTCACGCTGACAGCCCTGAACGCTGTCGTGCTCGCCACCGGATCGCGGCCGGTTGTGCCGCCAATCGACGGTCTGGCCGACATCCCGTTCTGGGGCACCCGGGAGGCGACCTCCGCGCACGATGTTCCCGGAAGGCTGGCAGTTCTCGGTGGCGGTGTTGCGGGGACGGAGCTCGCCCAGGCATTCGGGCGCCTCGGCTCCCAGGTAACCGTGATCGCTCGGGGAAAGCTGCTCGGCGGATTCGCCGAGCAAGCGGCATCCCGGGTATTGGATGCGTTGCGGGCCGAGAACATCACGGTTCATCTGGATACCGAAACCACGGCTGTGCATTGGCAGCCAGACGGTTCGATCCGGCTTGAGGTGACCGACCAGGACGGCGACGGACGGCAGGTCGTCGCCGATCGCTTACTGGTGTCGACAGGGCGTCAGTCCGCGCTCGATCAGCTTGGACTCGACTCGGTCGGGCTGGCACCGGACGCCATCACGATTGACAACCATGGCCAGGTAACCGGAACCGACTGGTTGTTCGCGGTCGGCGATGCGGCAGGCAAGGTGCAGCTCACCCACCAGGGAAAGTATGAGGCCCGCATAGTCGGAGACGTGATAGTCACTCGTGCCAAGGGCGGGCAGATCGACGACAATTTGTGGTCGCGTCACCTGATGACGGCTAACAGCTACGCCGTGCCTCACGTCGTGTTCACCGATCCCGCAATAGCGGCTGTCGGCCTGGCGCCCGTGGAGGCCGCGGATCGCTTTGACCGGACCCGGACCGTGGAACTCGAGATTGCGGTCGCCGGTTCGGCACTGCAGGCCGACGGGTACTCCGGGTGGGCGCGGGTGGTCGTGGACGAGGAGCGCAGGGTGATTGTGGGAGCCACATTCGTCGGACAGGATGTCGCCGAGATGCTGCATTCGGCCACGATCGCCATCGTTGGCGAGGTTCCGCTCGAACGGCTGTGGCATGCGGTGCCCGCCTACCCGACCATGAGTGAGATCTGGCTGCGTCTGCTGGAGAAGTACGGCATGTAGCTACAATCTTTCACGTGTTGGATTCCTGGACTGACTTTGAGATGGACACCGCCGATGCCCAAGACGCGGACGCGATCACGGCGCTTGTGCAATCGGCCTACCGCGGAGATGTGAGCAGGCAGGGGTGGACAACCGAGGCCGACCTGCTGGAAGGTCAGCGGATCGGCCCGGGTATGGTCCGCGAGGAACTCAGTGATCCCAATAAGGTGATCCTGCTGTTTCGGGCCGGGGCTGGCTCGGTCGGCGAGGACGGCGAGGCTGGCACTGGCGCGGCGAATGGCCGGCGGCCGCTCGTAGCCTGCTGCCAGCTGGAGAGGAAGAACGACTCGGCCTACTTCGGGATGTTTGCCGTTTCCCCGAGCCGTCAGGGTGGCGGAATCGGCAAGAATGTGCTGACTGGAGCGGAGGCATTCGCGCGTCAAACCTGGGGAGCGACCAGGATTAGCCTTTCGGTGATCAACCTGCGCGCCGAGCTGATCGCCTGGTACCAGCGGCGCGGCTATGAACTCACCGGAGAGAGCGAACCGTTCCCCTATGGAGACGACCGTTTCGGTCGACCGACGACCGACGAGCTGAGATTCCTGATGATGACCAAGTCGCTGGCCGAGGGCCGCTAGCTTCCTGATTCGTTTATTCGTTTTAAGGTATCTGGCGGTGGAGTCGAGGATGTCCTCGGCAGTTTTGGTCCAGATGAATGGCTGCGGTTCTCGTTTCCAGGCTTTCACCCAGCTCGAGGAGCGTACCTGCTGAAGCGGGCTTCACCGCCTGCCAGCCAGGAGGTGTTCTACAATTGTCGGCGCCTCCACTCAGCCCATTCGAAAGTCATCAATGCCTCGCCGTGCGGGCCAGCAACTATTGGCTCCAGCAGGCGGGGTGCCGCCACGAGGCATTTCCAAATGATTCTTCGTTTCCAGCTGGGCGAGCATCTTTGCTGAGTCAACTCGGGGCCTTGACATGATTCAAGTCACCATGCACGATTAGACAAATCGATTTGGCCGCTGATATTTCAAGGGCTGAACATGATGTGCTTCAAAGGAGAGGCTCTATGACTGCACCATCCGATGTCACCGAAGGCGTTCACCCCGTCGATCAGTTCCGACCGATGCACCGGCTCATTCCGTTCGCCATCCAGCACGTCCTGGTCATGGTGGCCACACCGATATCGTCGGTATTCCTCATTGCCAGCGCACTGGACCTGTCGGAGGAAATTATCTCGGCGGTTCTGTCGGCGGTGTTCGTGTTCTCCGGCCTTGGTTCGATCTTGCAGTCCGTCGGCGTGTGGAAGATCGGCGTTCGACTGCCCTTCGTCATGCTCCCGGGTGGAGCGGCCACCATCCTGTTCATTACGATCAGCCAGGGCACCGATATCGAAACAGCCGTGGGAGCCGTGCTCCTGACGGGTGTGTTCTACATTCTGGCGGTGACTCTCTTCGTCAAACTGCTGAAGTTCTTCCCGCCCCTCGTCATCGGCATTATGGTGATCGTCATCGGGGTCAATCTTGTCCAGGTGACCGGCAAGCTCATAGTCGGGGAAGCGGACACCGTGGCCTTCGGGGATCCGCAGAACCTGCTCCTCGGCCTCGTCACGGTCGCCATCACCGTGCTGAGCTTCCGCTTCTTGCGCGGAATGCTCGGAAAGCTCTCGATCGCGATCGGACTTATCGGCGGCACCATCGTCGGAACGTTCTTGGGTGCGACCGATTTCTCCGCGCATGTGAGCGGTCCCCTGCTCGCAGCCCCGACGCTCTTCCCCTTCGGTGCCCCGAAGTTCGATCTCATCGCCGCGATTCCGATGCTGCTGTGGGCGCTGGCGTCCATGGCCGAGGCGACGGGGCAGACAATCATCAATGGAGAGATCGTCGAGAAGAAGGTCGAACCGAGCAGGGACGTCCCTCGGCTAATCCGCGCCGACGGCATTGTGACCGTCGTCGGTGGGCTCTTCGGAACACCCGCCATGGTCACCAGCGGGGAGAACGTGGGAATTGTGCGTGCTTCCGGAGTGCGCAGCCGGTTCGTCACCGCCTTCGCCGGAGTCCTTCTCATCCTCATCGGCGTCAGTCCGTTGGCAAGGATTCTCAATGGGATTCCCGCGGCGGTGGTCGGTGGAACGGCGGTCGTGGTGTTCGCGATCATCGCCGTGCTCGGCATTCAGATGCTTTCCCGAGTGGACTTCAACAAGACGGGGACTCTCA is part of the Saxibacter everestensis genome and harbors:
- a CDS encoding PLP-dependent aminotransferase family protein, with protein sequence MGRTDAPVLPITVDRSAHLPLPVQLAAGLREAVRSGLLAPGDRVPPSRSLAAQLGVSRGTVTSAYDQLTGEGYLISAHGSATIINPELGAIHPQVAFPAVAAFPGAEPVLALSGRRSLPAPDAAPVRRPIDLRPGRPDTRRLDDPSWRAAWRAAVSVSPEDELPPPAGLPILRAAIAEHLRLVRGLNRGPDEVLITAGAREGLALLLMSLRDPARRPLRVAVEDPGYPALRQVLRRIGAEVLPTPVDADGLVVAALETGADAADIVIVTPNHQYPLGGSMPVTRRMALLDWAAANRALIVEDDYDSEFRYVGSPLPALVSLDSSDRVVNLGTFSKVLTPRLASGYILAPVHLVETMARTRQELGAPVSGYVQHALAHYLDTGGLRRHIARVRRDYLHRRRMLIDILSGVDGLDVQQLDGGLHAVVTVSPPRNVDSILAVAAEHGVLVSDLDHYWTHESQSAKPGVLIGYGGVPDSDLRRGLDRLITAVAATDQEETFADQNR
- the pdxS gene encoding pyridoxal 5'-phosphate synthase lyase subunit PdxS: MLKGGVIMDVVTPEQAKIAEDSGAVAVMALERVPADIRAQGGVARMSDPDLIAGIIDTVSIPVMAKARIGHFVEAQVLESLKVDYIDESEVLSPADFVNHIDKSKFKVPFVCGATNLGEALRRITEGAAMIRSKGEAGTGDVSEATRHIRTIKGEIAALRSKSADELYVAAKELQAPYELVKQVAAAGELPVVLFTAGGIATPADAAMMMQLGADGVFVGSGIFKSGNPAQRAAAIVKATTFFDDPAVIAEASRGLGEAMVGINVADLAAPHRLAERGW
- the pdxT gene encoding pyridoxal 5'-phosphate synthase glutaminase subunit PdxT; its protein translation is MHAAAQAVDRPSPPQSARRRIGVLALQGDFREHLSALRSLGAEGVAIRREAELDGIDGLIIPGGESTTMGKIAAELGLLAPLRGAIDAGLPTYGTCAGMIMLADQIRDAVPGQQNIGGLDVIVRRNAFGSQLESFQEDLIVDGIEGSVPAVFIRAPVVEEFGADVTVLARLSDDRVVAVRQGNIIAMAFHPEISGDLRLHEAFLEVVNSISVEA
- a CDS encoding dihydrolipoyl dehydrogenase family protein, producing the protein MTPSSPRGDYDVIVIGAGAVGENVADRAVKGGLRAVLIEADLVGGECSYWACMPSKALLRPGAALSAARRVDGSKQAVDGVLDVEAVFRRRDSFTSHWDDAGQVEWAEQANIDLIRGVARLVGERTVEVTPPDDEPFTLTALNAVVLATGSRPVVPPIDGLADIPFWGTREATSAHDVPGRLAVLGGGVAGTELAQAFGRLGSQVTVIARGKLLGGFAEQAASRVLDALRAENITVHLDTETTAVHWQPDGSIRLEVTDQDGDGRQVVADRLLVSTGRQSALDQLGLDSVGLAPDAITIDNHGQVTGTDWLFAVGDAAGKVQLTHQGKYEARIVGDVIVTRAKGGQIDDNLWSRHLMTANSYAVPHVVFTDPAIAAVGLAPVEAADRFDRTRTVELEIAVAGSALQADGYSGWARVVVDEERRVIVGATFVGQDVAEMLHSATIAIVGEVPLERLWHAVPAYPTMSEIWLRLLEKYGM
- a CDS encoding GNAT family N-acetyltransferase; protein product: MLDSWTDFEMDTADAQDADAITALVQSAYRGDVSRQGWTTEADLLEGQRIGPGMVREELSDPNKVILLFRAGAGSVGEDGEAGTGAANGRRPLVACCQLERKNDSAYFGMFAVSPSRQGGGIGKNVLTGAEAFARQTWGATRISLSVINLRAELIAWYQRRGYELTGESEPFPYGDDRFGRPTTDELRFLMMTKSLAEGR
- a CDS encoding uracil-xanthine permease family protein; its protein translation is MTAPSDVTEGVHPVDQFRPMHRLIPFAIQHVLVMVATPISSVFLIASALDLSEEIISAVLSAVFVFSGLGSILQSVGVWKIGVRLPFVMLPGGAATILFITISQGTDIETAVGAVLLTGVFYILAVTLFVKLLKFFPPLVIGIMVIVIGVNLVQVTGKLIVGEADTVAFGDPQNLLLGLVTVAITVLSFRFLRGMLGKLSIAIGLIGGTIVGTFLGATDFSAHVSGPLLAAPTLFPFGAPKFDLIAAIPMLLWALASMAEATGQTIINGEIVEKKVEPSRDVPRLIRADGIVTVVGGLFGTPAMVTSGENVGIVRASGVRSRFVTAFAGVLLILIGVSPLARILNGIPAAVVGGTAVVVFAIIAVLGIQMLSRVDFNKTGTLITATVGLAAGLLPVLIPGMYSQLPPNAASLLGSGVAMAAFVSVLLNLLFHHTGKRNRHPKSRTPIEDPSKLAQRPRDYRI